A genome region from Treponema primitia ZAS-1 includes the following:
- the tnpA gene encoding IS66 family insertion sequence element accessory protein TnpA, with protein MKKYSQEEKEMWVEDWKRSGSSMWTYAKANGLSPMTLKNWIQRIYGPTEEPAPKFVEVNPQMPEQSQHTPEILIEKGDVKIHIPIALNRNDLRAVIEGLGW; from the coding sequence ATGAAGAAGTACAGCCAAGAAGAAAAAGAGATGTGGGTGGAAGACTGGAAAAGAAGCGGGTCCAGCATGTGGACCTATGCCAAGGCAAACGGATTAAGCCCAATGACCTTAAAGAATTGGATACAGCGGATTTATGGTCCGACAGAAGAGCCAGCTCCAAAATTTGTTGAGGTGAATCCGCAGATGCCGGAACAAAGCCAGCATACCCCTGAAATTCTCATTGAAAAAGGGGATGTCAAAATACACATACCGATTGCATTAAACCGGAACGACCTACGGGCGGTGATAGAAGGTCTGGGCTGGTAA
- the tnpB gene encoding IS66 family insertion sequence element accessory protein TnpB (TnpB, as the term is used for proteins encoded by IS66 family insertion elements, is considered an accessory protein, since TnpC, encoded by a neighboring gene, is a DDE family transposase.) has protein sequence MTLDLSTVKLYIRPGYTDLRKATNGLTALIQKEMKQDPLSGSVYLFCNRDRRLLKVIWWDKTGFWLCQKRLEKDTFPWPETAAAVEELSAEELQMLLTGIDFWKAHKPLFYSKVS, from the coding sequence ATGACTTTAGATTTGAGTACGGTAAAACTATACATACGCCCTGGGTACACGGATCTCCGAAAGGCGACCAACGGATTAACCGCCCTGATACAAAAGGAAATGAAACAGGACCCGCTCAGCGGGAGTGTATATCTGTTCTGCAACCGTGACCGGAGGCTGCTGAAAGTAATATGGTGGGATAAGACGGGGTTTTGGTTGTGTCAAAAGCGGCTTGAAAAGGATACGTTTCCCTGGCCGGAAACTGCCGCCGCCGTGGAAGAACTAAGCGCCGAAGAACTGCAGATGTTACTTACCGGGATAGATTTTTGGAAAGCCCATAAGCCACTTTTTTATTCAAAAGTATCATAA